CCGCCGCTGCGTGAAAGACGGGATGACATAATACCTCTTGTCTACAACTTCAAAAAACAATTTGAAAAGATATACGGTATCCAAAAGGAATTCTCACCTCGGGTATTTAAGGACTTAATTGAACACCAATGGCCGGGAAATGTACGGGAGATAAAGAATGTGGTGGAGCGATTGCTGGTGACATCCACCGAGCCGGTAATTAAGTCTGTGGACATACCGCTCAACATGACACCGTCTCAGCGGAACGAACCGCATAAAGTAACCGTCCAGGGCATCCTTCCTTTAAAAACAGCCCAGATGGAGCTGGAGCGCCAGCTGATCGGAGCCGCGATAAAAGAGCTGGGCAGCACATACAAAGCGGCTAAAGCGCTGCATGTCGATCAGTCGACCATTGTGCGCAAGATAAACCGCCTCAAGGAAAAAGGGCTGCCGCTATAGCCCAAAGTAATACCGGCTATTGCCGGGTTTAAGTTCGGCAACGCACTTTGGCGGCTTTAAGATCGAAAAGTAAACTTGCTCAGCTAAAGCTGAACATCGGGGCTTCAGATGGGGATTCTTCAGATACTGATTCTACCCCACCCGAAGTGAAAATAAAGGGGCTGTTGCACAACGGACTAAGTAGTTCATGGTGCGGCAGCCTTTGGTAAAGATACCGGATTATTATCGGAATAATTGGCTGCACCTGGGAAGGGAAGGGAAGCGTCGCTCATTACTCCAAGAAAATAGTTTTGCGACACTCCCCTTTAATTTGGTGAACCTCCTCCGGGACGAGCCCGGAAGCTTCTTCCCGGAAGCTTCTCATTTCATTGAGAACTGCCCTGGCAAAGCAAGGTCTTATACTCTCTCGTGAGCTACAGCACTGTGTTAGCACAGCCTTGGCCCGATCCATAGGCATCTGCTACTTCGCCATACGGCTACGTAGATACATGCTTACTTGAAAGCACCAATCTCTTTTGGGAATCAGTTTTACGCAGCAACCCATTGACCCGCTGCAACCCTATTCTGATTGTTAAAGAGTACAGGTATATTACACCATGGAAACGTGTGTTTGCGAAGTATTTATCGCCCCACGGGCGATGCCTCTTTCATCCCACGGGACGAACCCGTGGGTTTTCAGAGGCAGGTTTTTATAAACCGTACTTTTCGCTGCAATGTCAGTCAACTGTACTGTCAGTTATATGCAATAATCTACAGTATGGCCGATATAAACGCACCGGCGGCCACGGCCGTTCCTATAACACCGGCCACGTTCGGCCCCATAGCGTGCATCAACAGATAATTTTGCGGGTTGGCCTCGGCGCCCATGTTATGCACCACCCGGGCCGCCATGGGCACGGCGGACACGCCCGCGGCACCGATAAGCGGGTTGACCTTGTTCTTGACGAACAGGTTCATAAACTTGGCTATTAATACACCGCCCGCCGTGGCAAAGGCAAAGGCCACCACACCCATGACAAATACTCCCATGCTCTTAAAGTTCAGGAAGTTTTCCGCCGTCATGGTGGATCCAACACCTACACCGAGCAAAATAGTGACTATGTTCATCAATTCATTGCGGCTGACATTGGTAAGCCGCTCCACCGCGCCGCTCTCCATGAACAAGTTGCCCAGCATAAACATGGCAATCAGCGGAGCCGACTTGGGCACCAATAATATTATAATGATAGACGCTAAAATGGGGAAAACGATTTTCTCCGTCTTACTGGGCATGCGCATCATATTCATTACCATGGCACGTTCTTCTTTAGTGGTCAGCAACTTGGCAATAGGCGGAATAATAATAGGCACCAGCGCCATATATGAGTAAGCCGCCACCGCCACCGAGCCCATCATGTGCGGGGCTAAATTGGCGGCGAGATATATGGTGGTCGGACCATCGGCACCCCCGATAATACCGATAGTGGCCGCCTCTTGCACGGTAAAGCCCACCATCAAGGCACCGAAAAACGCCGCATATACACCCAACTGGGCTGCCGCACCAAGAAGCAATGTTTTAGGATTGGCAAGCACCGGCCCAAAGTCGGTCATCGCACCCAGGCCCAAGAAAATAAGGGGGGGAATTAATTCCGTCTCAATGCCATAGTGATAAAAGATGTAAAACAGTCCACCCTCTTCTAAAAGGCCGGTCAGAGGGAAGTTGGCCATAAATACCCCAAAGCCGATAGGCAATAAAAGTAACGGCTCAACCCCCTTCTTAATGGCCAGGTAAAAGAGGACAAAGGCAATCAGCCACATGGCAACATTGCCAGGGGTCAGCTGTGTAACCCCAACTCCGTTGAAAATTTCCGCCAGCTGCTCCATGCCTCTTTCCTCCTAATTTTATTAGATTATTTCAAAGCTGCTAAAACAGTGTCGGTATTCACTACATCACCGGCGTTTACATTAACTTCAGCCACTTCGCCGTCGTTGGGCGCATACACTTTAATTTGCATTTTCATAGCTTCCAGAGTCACCAGCACATCGTTCTTTTTCACCTGATCGCCTGCTTTTACATCGACAGACAGCACTTTTCCCACCATGGGAGCATTAACTTGTACCATATTATTTACCTCCTAAATTTTATGCATTTTGTTTTTGCGCTTGTTTTTTGGCCTGGCCGTCGATTATTTTTCCCGCAACTTGCACAGCAATTTGCAAAACCGCCAGTACAGCGAAAACAGATACTATTCCCGAGAGAGCCACCGATGTGGCCATACCCCAGTCAACCATACATCCATAACCTCCCCTTGCACAAAGGCTATAATATTCTAAATTTTACTGTATTTCGCTACATAATACCTAGTCTCCTGCCGGGGCATAAATGTTAATTGATTATTGTGTATTTTATATAAAACTGTGCCGGCTATTTTTTAAACAATGTTAAACCTGGCAATAGCCGGCACAGGTAATTTTACGCTGCGAAACAATCGGTTACAGCGGCGCAAAGTCTCAAATACACTGCCGAACGACTCTTATGACTACATATTAATGTTGGAGAATTTACGCCAGGGCCTGGCCACGGATTTGTTCTCCAGCAGGTCCAGCGAGGCACATATTTTCTTTCTGGTTTCCGAAGGCAGAATAATGTCATCCACATAACCGCGTGCCGCCGCGTGATACGGGTTTTCATAAAGGTCGCTGTATTCTTTGATCCGCTGTTCCCGTACCTCGGCCGGATTTTCGGCATTCTTGATTTCCTTGGCAAAAATAACGCTGGCGGCGGTTTGGGCGCCCACGATGGTGAGTGTGGCTTCGGGCCAGGCATAAACAATATCGGCCCCGGTATCTTTACAGCACATACCCAGGTAGGCGCCGGCGAATGATTTGCGCATCATTACGGTAATCTTGGGCACTGTGGCGTCAATATAGGCGAACAGCATCTTGGCGCCGTGGCGCAGGATACCCTTCCACTCCTGCTCGGGGCCGATCATGTAGGCCGGGGTGTCGTGCAGGTTGACCAGCGGAATGTTGAACAAATCGCAGAACCGCACAAACCGGGCTACCTTATCCGCCGCGTTGCAGTCAATAACGCCGCCCATCCAGTTGGGCTGGCTGGCTACAACACCGGTGCTCCGTCCGTTAAACCGGGCAAAGCCGATGATTACGTTTTTAGCAAAGTCGGGCATTAATTCAAAGAATACACCATTATCCACTAATTTATAGATAACCTCGTGCATATCGTAGGGGATCATGGTCTGCTCGGGTATAAACCCATCCAGTTCGGGGATTAGGCGCATGGCTTCGTCACCGGTATCCAACCGGGCCGGTTTTTCTTTATTGTTCTGAGGCAGATAGTTAAGCAGATCTTTGGCTTTATCAATGCAGTCTTTATCGTCGCCACCCACAATGTGGGTACAGCCGGACTTGACGGCATGAGCTTCCACACCGCACAGTGTGGGCAAATCGATATCAATGCCCAGCTGGGTTTTCACAAAGGCCGGACCGGCGATACCCATGTAACCGTGGTCGCGGCTTTGGATAACAAAGTCCTGCATAACCGGGTGGTAAGCCTGCCCGCCCAGGCACGGACCCAGCAGCATAGCTATTTGCGGAATAACGCCCGAAGCCAGGTTTTGGGCTTTAAACAGCCACGCATAAGCCTGCAGAGTGTCAATGCCTTCCTGCAGTCTGGCGCCGCCCGAGTCATTCAAGCCGAAAAAGGGAATGCCCATTTCCTTGGCCATATCGATGGCAGCGGCGAATTTTTTACCGTGATATTCACCAAAGGTACCGGCCATGGAAGTATAGTCTTCCGCGCCCACCATGGCCATACGGCCGTTTATTTTGCCATAGCCGCATACTACACCTTCGGCGGCGATATCCTTTTTCTCCATGCCGAAATTGGTAATCCTGTGCTTGACAAAAGTACCGATTTCAGTAAATGTACCGGGATCGAATAAATATTCCACTCTTTCACGGGCACTTAATTTACCGGATTTATGCTGTTTTTCAACAGCTTTTTCACCGCCCATTTGCATTATTTGGTCTTTTCTGCGTTTAAACTCGTCATACTTTTGACTCATTTACGGTCCCCCTCATATTTTAACTTGGCATTTTTGCTTATCGTACACAGCACCAGCCAGTATAATACACCCTTGGTCCGGATAACGGACCGGGCACACCCGGCCCGCTCCGGCGGGCGTTATTATCTTTGAAGAAATTTCCGCATCAAAAGAAGGCACTTCAGAAGGCACTTCTAGCGGTTGGGCGCAAAGCCCAGTTCGATGTTGGCAATGATCTGCATATGCATGTTGGAGGTTCCCTCAAGGGTTTCAAACTGCTTGGAATCGCGGAGCCATCTGCCGCAGGGATATTCATTGGAATATCCATATGAGCCGTAAATTTTCATAGCCAGGTTGGCAGCGTGCACGGCAGCGTTGCAACCGGACAGTTTGGCAATGGAAGTAGCCTGCTGGCTGGGCAAATTATTATCTTTTAACCAGGCGGCGCGATAAACGAGCTGTTTGGCCGCCTCATCTTCCAAGATCATTTCAGCAATCTGGGCCTGAACCATCTGATGCTTGCCGATGGGTTTGCCAAACTGAATACGCTCATTGGCATATTGAACGGCACCGTCCAGGCAGGCCCTGGAAAGAGCAGCCGCGCCGGTGGCACAACCCATGCGGGTATTGTTCAACTGCCACATGCAAATCTTAAAACCGCTGTTTACCGGTCCCAATAAATTTTCTTTAGGAACCACGGCATTTTCAAAAATTAATTCCGAGGTCGGAGCGGCCCACATACCGACTTTATCGTTAATGGGAATTCGATTAACGCCGGGGGTATTGTTGTAGTCAATTACGAAGCAGGAAATCCCTTTGTGACGCGCGCCTTTTTCAGTAACGGCGTAGACCAGCCCGATATCGGAAGTATGTCCGCCGGATATCCATGTTTTGGTACCATTAATTAGCCAGTGGTCACCCTTGTCTTCCGCAAGCGTCTTCATCCCGGCCACGTCGGAGCCCGTATTGGGCTCGGTCATGGCAAAGCTGCCTACCAGAGACCCATCCAACAGTCCGGGGATAAATTTCTGTTTTTGTTCTTCAGTGCCATATTCATTAATGGTCATGGCCGGACCCCAGTTGTTGCCGCTGATGGAAAGTCTCCAGGAAGTATGAACCTTGGATATCTCATACAAAGCAATAACGCCTTCCATCCAGCCCATGCCGTTACCGCCGTATTCCTCCGGAATGCTCCAGCCCAACAGGTCCAGTTCACCCATTTTAGTTAATATCTCTCTGCGATAATAATGGTTTTTTTCGTCCTCTTCAACATAAGGAGCGATTTCCTTTTCCGCAAAATTGCGAGCCATATCCTGTACCATTTGTTGTTCTTCGGTTAAAGCAAAATCCATTGTATAACCCCCCTGAATTATGATTATTTTTAGCCATGTAACCATAAAATAAAACTCGCCTGTAATAGCAAACTTATATTGCAATAAACGTGCCGGCAACTAAAGTATTGCTGCGCAAACGACAGCAAGCCATACCCAGGCTGTTTAAACAGCAGTTTCCCCTTGGACAGGAACCAAAAAACCGGCTCTGCTTAGAGCAAAACCGGTACTGCATTAATGCATTACCCATGCATTTTTACAAAGAACCCGCGAAAACACCTTTAATTTGTGATTTTACGACAATGCATTTATGCATTGTTCCCATCCATACCTCAAGACCGCCGTTTATAGACCGAATTCCCG
This genomic interval from Desulfoscipio sp. XC116 contains the following:
- a CDS encoding carboxyl transferase domain-containing protein, whose amino-acid sequence is MSQKYDEFKRRKDQIMQMGGEKAVEKQHKSGKLSARERVEYLFDPGTFTEIGTFVKHRITNFGMEKKDIAAEGVVCGYGKINGRMAMVGAEDYTSMAGTFGEYHGKKFAAAIDMAKEMGIPFFGLNDSGGARLQEGIDTLQAYAWLFKAQNLASGVIPQIAMLLGPCLGGQAYHPVMQDFVIQSRDHGYMGIAGPAFVKTQLGIDIDLPTLCGVEAHAVKSGCTHIVGGDDKDCIDKAKDLLNYLPQNNKEKPARLDTGDEAMRLIPELDGFIPEQTMIPYDMHEVIYKLVDNGVFFELMPDFAKNVIIGFARFNGRSTGVVASQPNWMGGVIDCNAADKVARFVRFCDLFNIPLVNLHDTPAYMIGPEQEWKGILRHGAKMLFAYIDATVPKITVMMRKSFAGAYLGMCCKDTGADIVYAWPEATLTIVGAQTAASVIFAKEIKNAENPAEVREQRIKEYSDLYENPYHAAARGYVDDIILPSETRKKICASLDLLENKSVARPWRKFSNINM
- a CDS encoding acyl-CoA dehydrogenase family protein, encoding MDFALTEEQQMVQDMARNFAEKEIAPYVEEDEKNHYYRREILTKMGELDLLGWSIPEEYGGNGMGWMEGVIALYEISKVHTSWRLSISGNNWGPAMTINEYGTEEQKQKFIPGLLDGSLVGSFAMTEPNTGSDVAGMKTLAEDKGDHWLINGTKTWISGGHTSDIGLVYAVTEKGARHKGISCFVIDYNNTPGVNRIPINDKVGMWAAPTSELIFENAVVPKENLLGPVNSGFKICMWQLNNTRMGCATGAAALSRACLDGAVQYANERIQFGKPIGKHQMVQAQIAEMILEDEAAKQLVYRAAWLKDNNLPSQQATSIAKLSGCNAAVHAANLAMKIYGSYGYSNEYPCGRWLRDSKQFETLEGTSNMHMQIIANIELGFAPNR
- a CDS encoding biotin/lipoyl-containing protein; amino-acid sequence: MVQVNAPMVGKVLSVDVKAGDQVKKNDVLVTLEAMKMQIKVYAPNDGEVAEVNVNAGDVVNTDTVLAALK
- a CDS encoding OadG family transporter subunit, translated to MVDWGMATSVALSGIVSVFAVLAVLQIAVQVAGKIIDGQAKKQAQKQNA
- a CDS encoding sodium ion-translocating decarboxylase subunit beta, with translation MEQLAEIFNGVGVTQLTPGNVAMWLIAFVLFYLAIKKGVEPLLLLPIGFGVFMANFPLTGLLEEGGLFYIFYHYGIETELIPPLIFLGLGAMTDFGPVLANPKTLLLGAAAQLGVYAAFFGALMVGFTVQEAATIGIIGGADGPTTIYLAANLAPHMMGSVAVAAYSYMALVPIIIPPIAKLLTTKEERAMVMNMMRMPSKTEKIVFPILASIIIILLVPKSAPLIAMFMLGNLFMESGAVERLTNVSRNELMNIVTILLGVGVGSTMTAENFLNFKSMGVFVMGVVAFAFATAGGVLIAKFMNLFVKNKVNPLIGAAGVSAVPMAARVVHNMGAEANPQNYLLMHAMGPNVAGVIGTAVAAGAFISAIL